From Vigna unguiculata cultivar IT97K-499-35 chromosome 5, ASM411807v1, whole genome shotgun sequence, the proteins below share one genomic window:
- the LOC114185411 gene encoding epidermis-specific secreted glycoprotein EP1-like, giving the protein MASLSLPKTSFLLLFFSSFTIIAHAIVPQNETFKFENSGELGPFIVEYGADYRMISIFNSPFQVGFYNTTPNAFTLALRVGLQRSEQLFRWVWEANRGNPVGENATFSLGTDGNLVLAEADGRIAWQTNTANKGVVAFRLLPNGNMVLLDAQGKFVWQSFDHPTDTLLVDQYLRAKGPSKLVSRLSEKENVDGPYSLVLEPKGLALYYKSKNSPRPILYWFSSDWFSIQQNSLENVTLTSDSESFEIGFDYFEANSSTSGNRIIARPVNNSTITYLRLGIDGNIKFHTYFMDVRDGVWQVSYTLFDRDSDESECQLPERCGKFGVCEENQCVGCPLENGVFGWSKNCSAKSVTSCKANEFHYYKVEGVEHYMSKYTTGDRVSESNCGNKCTKDCKCVGYFYHRDNSRCWIAYDLQTLTRVTNSSHVGYIKVPN; this is encoded by the coding sequence ATGGCTTCTCTTTCTTTACCCAaaacttcttttcttcttttgttcttCTCATCGTTCACCATCATCGCTCATGCAATAGTTCCGCAGAACGAGACCTTCAAATTCGAAAACTCAGGTGAACTTGGACCCTTCATCGTCGAGTATGGTGCCGATTACAGAATGATAAGCATCTTCAACTCTCCCTTCCAAGTTGGTTTCTACAACACCACCCCAAACGCCTTCACTCTAGCTTTGCGCGTTGGACTCCAACGCTCGGAGCAACTTTTCCGGTGGGTGTGGGAGGCCAACAGAGGCAACCCAGTCGGAGAAAACGCCACTTTTTCACTCGGCACTGACGGAAACCTTGTTCTGGCAGAAGCTGATGGCAGAATCGCTTGGCAAACCAACACTGCCAACAAGGGTGTTGTGGCCTTCAGGTTGCTTCCAAACGGTAACATGGTGCTCCTTGATGCACAGGGAAAGTTTGTGTGGCAGAGTTTCGATCACCCCACAGATACCCTTTTGGTTGATCAGTATCTGAGAGCAAAAGGGCCATCGAAATTGGTTAGTAGGCTTTCAGAGAAGGAGAATGTAGATGGACCTTACAGTTTGGTTTTGGAGCCTAAAGGCTTGGCCTTGTACTACAAGAGCAAGAACTCCCCCAGGCCAATTCTATATTGGTTTTCATCTGATTGGTTCTCCATTCAACAAAACTCTTTGGAAAACGTCACCCTCACTTCTGATTCAGAGAGCTTCGAAATCGGATTCGATTACTTCGAGGCCAATTCTTCCACCAGCGGCAACAGAATCATTGCCAGGCCGGTGAACAACAGCACCATAACATACCTGAGGCTTGGAATCGACGGCAACATCAAATTCCACACTTACTTCATGGATGTGCGTGACGGTGTGTGGCAAGTGAGCTACACTCTTTTCGACAGAGATTCTGATGAGAGTGAGTGCCAGTTGCCTGAGAGATGTGGGAAATTTGGGGTGTGTGAGGAGAACCAGTGTGTGGGGTGTCCTTTGGAAAATGGAGTTTTTGGGTGGAGCAAGAATTGCAGTGCGAAGAGTGTGACATCGTGCAAGGCGAATGAGTTTCACTACTACAAAGTTGAAGGAGTTGAACATTACATGAGCAAATACACTACTGGGGACAGAGTGAGTGAGAGTAACTGTGGAAACAAATGCACTAAGGATTGCAAGTGTGTCGGCTATTTCTACCACAGGGACAACTCTAGGTGCTGGATAGCTTATGATTTGCAAACCCTCACCAGAGTCACTAACTCCTCTCACGTTGGGTATATTAAGGTGCCTAATTAG
- the LOC114184058 gene encoding epidermis-specific secreted glycoprotein EP1-like, which translates to MASVPQSKTSPLIIFFFFFFLFSSFTIHAIVPQNETFKFENSGEFGPYITEYDASYRMQSLFSSPFQLAFYNTTPNAFTLALRMGLRRSEQLFRWVWEANRGNPVGENATFSLGTDGNLVLAEADGRVAWQTNTANKGVVALRLLPNGNMVLLDAQGKFVWQSFDHPTDTLLIDQYLRAKGPSKLVSRLSARDNVNGPYSLVLEPKRLALYYKSKNSPRPVLYWYRLFTREGSVENITLTSYPDTFEIEFTYSLSSSTTSDYRTMQEPLNNIPVGVMGMPVNNSTLTYLRLGIDGNIRLHTYFLRVRSGVWEVTYTLFDRDSHDESECQWPEKCGNLGLCQNEQCVGCPLENGVFGWSNNCSAKPVKSCKASDFHYYKLEGVRHYMSKYSEGEKVSESTCGNKCTKDCKCVGYFYHRENSRCWIAYDLETLTRVANSKQVGFIKVPN; encoded by the coding sequence ATGGCTTCTGTGCCTCAATCCAAAACTTCCCCtctcatcatcttcttcttcttcttcttcctcttctcgtCCTTTACCATTCACGCTATTGTTCCTCAAAATGAGACCTTCAAATTCGAAAACTCAGGTGAATTTGGACCCTACATTACCGAGTACGATGCCAGTTACAGGATGCAAAGCCTTTTCAGTTCTCCTTTCCAACTAGCATTCTACAACACCACCCCAAATGCCTTCACTCTAGCTCTGCGCATGGGACTCAGACGCTCCGAGCAACTTTTCCGGTGGGTGTGGGAGGCCAACAGAGGAAACCCAGTTGGAGAGAACGCCACTTTTTCACTCGGCACTGACGGAAACCTTGTGCTGGCTGAAGCTGATGGCAGAGTCGCTTGGCAAACCAACACTGCCAACAAGGGTGTTGTGGCCTTAAGGTTACTTCCAAATGGTAACATGGTGCTCCTTGATGCACAGGGAAAGTTTGTTTGGCAGAGTTTTGATCACCCCACAGATACCCTTTTGATTGATCAGTATCTGAGAGCAAAAGGGCCATCCAAATTGGTTAGTAGGCTTTCAGCCAGGGACAACGTAAATGGTCCTTATAGTTTGGTTTTGGAGCCTAAAAGGTTGGCCTTGTACTACAAGAGCAAGAATTCTCCAAGACCAGTTCTTTATTGGTACAGGCTCTTCACCCGAGAAGGTTCAGTGGAAAACATCACCCTCACATCTTATCCAGAcacttttgaaattgaattCACCTATTCACTTAGTTCTTCCACCACCAGTGATTACAGAACCATGCAAGAACCATTGAACAACATTCCCGTTGGAGTGATGGGAATGCCGGTGAACAACAGCACCTTGACCTACCTTAGGCTTGGAATTGATGGCAATATCAGGCTTCACACTTACTTCCTCCGTGTGCGTTCTGGTGTTTGGGAAGTGACCTACACTCTCTTTGACAGAGATTCTCATGATGAGAGTGAGTGCCAATGGCCTGAGAAATGTGGGAATCTTGGACTGTGTCAGAATGAACAATGTGTGGGTTGTCCATTGGAGAATGGAGTGTTTGGATGGAGCAACAACTGCAGTGCCAAGCCTGTGAAATCATGCAAAGCAAGTGATTTCCACTACTACAAACTTGAAGGAGTTAGACATTACATGAGCAAATACAGCGAAGGAGAAAAAGTGAGTGAAAGTACTTGTGGAAACAAATGCACTAAAGATTGCAAGTGTGTTGGGTATTTCTACCACAGGGAGAACTCTAGGTGTTGGATAGCTTATGATTTGGAAACCCTTACAAGAGTGGCCAATTCCAAACAGGTGGGATTTATTAAGGTGCCTAATTAG